Proteins found in one Thalassophryne amazonica chromosome 1, fThaAma1.1, whole genome shotgun sequence genomic segment:
- the LOC117510181 gene encoding uncharacterized mitochondrial protein AtMg00860-like encodes MDPTGADWMHQVLTIQGEDLRKLQQDVDSFVDHVSWLTDQLLENCLFVKPEKCGFHLNTVAFLGFIISHNQVKPNPAKVKAITGWPVPSSVKQLQQFFGFANFYRRFIHGFSQVAAPLTALTSSKTTFQWTPQADSTFTQLKTRFATSPILTQPDPAHQHRLPSV; translated from the exons atggacccaACGGGGGCAGACTGGATGCATCAGGTGCTTACTATTCAGGGGGAGGACCTCAGAAAGCTCCAGCAAGATGTGGATTCCTTCGTGGATCATGTGAGCTGGCTAACCGATCAG TTGCTCGAGAATTGTCTGTTTGTCAAACCTGAGAAGTGCGGGTTCCACCTCAACACTGTCGCCTTCTTGGGCTTCATTATCTCTCACAATCAAGTCAAACCCAACCCTGCTAAGGTCAAGGCCATCACGGGCTGGCCAGTTCCATCTTCCGTTAAACAGTTACAGCAGTTCTTCGGGTTCGCTAACTTTTACCGTCGATTCATCCACGGGTTCAGTCAGGTTGCAGCTCCCCTCACCGCACTCACTTCCTCCAAGACAACCTTTCAGTGGACACCTCAGGCAGACTCCACGTTCACCCAGCTTAAGACTCGCTTCGCTACTTCCCCCATCCTCACTCAGCCAGACCCGGCTCATCAGCATCGTCTGCCAAGCGTTTGA